The Raphanus sativus cultivar WK10039 chromosome 2, ASM80110v3, whole genome shotgun sequence DNA segment TATAGGAACCTGATTATAAACACAATGAAATTAAAACCAAGTTCTGCGTTAGAAAATGAAGGTTGATAGGGTTTATAAAACATGTGCATATATcatcaaaaagaaaacacagTAGGAATGATCAATCGAGTAACTTATTTGCCTATCAATCAAAAAGTGAAGATCGAAATAACAATATTTGAGCAAAATAGCTTGAATCTTTGGTCAAAGTAAGCTTACCTAGGGGAGCttattgttcttgttcttgGGAGTTATAGAAGAAAGTTCGAGGTTTTCATGTTATTGGCTGCTGTTATATATAGGCAGATAGACACACAAGATGGGAGAGGGTTTCATTGAATGCATATTAATTAGTTAGTAGGATTAGTTTTAACTACCTATCAAAATAAATACCCACgagatttttttatagaaaaataagaCGTTTCTAACAATTATgtgatttgaaaaatattactaaaaagaTGGAGTATATGACTTGGCCTTTGAAATTGCATTTATTACCAAATAGTATTTGGATAAATACAAACGAGATACTTGGtcctttttcatattttgttttatcatgaaattcaaattcaaattgaGAGAGGAATACACCATTTATTTCGAACTTGCCAGGTAGTAATAATGTATGCTGATATGTAAGATATTATCATGGCGTGAGAACTGACGAAGAGAAATGTTTTCAAGACTAGTATAACCTTCAGtatgatttgttttttcttgtaaatAAATACTCGTACATGATGATTTGTCAAAGAAAGTATCGCATCAAACAATTGTTGAAAATCGATTAATATTGGTGAATGTGAATTTGGACGGCTAGACGCACGGCCAACAATGATGGAGTGTGGTTGGTGAGATTTAGGCTCTGACTGATGGAATAACGAAACATAAGAACAAAATTGCAAATAGAATGGAAGACTCATATGACATAAGATTCTGTCATCTTAGACTTTTGTTGCCGTGATTCAATGTAAAACCTAACAACAAAACCAAAGTTTGACTATACAAACCCACACATGTATAGATTATGTGCTTTGCTAATAATAGCATCAACCATATTAAAGGATATTACAAGTACCATAATCCTCAAATTTCATTACACACTCGAATATCTCAACCTTGATCATATAATTAAAAGCAATCCTACTAATCAAATCATCAGCACAACAAAAGATATAAAATACAAGATTGCTTCCCACAGCTTTAACGTACCATTtgggtttatatatatattacttactACTGGATCAAACTAGTCTTCCACAATGTGTTTCCTCTCGAGCTCAATAAACTGCTTGTTGAGATGGGGAATTTCAGTGGCGTTTCGCGTCTCGTTCTCTCCTCTGCATCGTAGTAACTGCATTTGAAGACTCCGTACAAGGTCATTTAGCCTCTGGATATGTCTCTCTTGTGACAAGATGATCTGTATCGATCAACacaataagaagaaaaaataaaatcaactgTTAGAATGTAAAAGTCTTGCATCTTAGTGAAAATAGGACAAgctatgttgttgtttttttctccAATAATCTCATGCAATCAGTACCTTCTCTTTGACAGCATCTTCCCTCTTTGCAATTTGCTGATGTTTATGAGACAAGCTAGGAGCAGCATCAAGCTCAAGAAGTGGTTGCCTCCACTCGAACTGAGAGGTGACTATGAGTATAACTAGAAGAAAGACGATCATGATCGGCCTCGACATTTTCTCTCTCCTTTTATTCTTGTTTTTTAGCTCTCCTACAAAACCTGTTCCAAGATACACATTTTACACTCCACGTCCAACAACCATCACACCTAAATCGAAAGGTCAAAACTTGAAGAGATAACGTGACTTTAATTCACCAATCCAagtctcaaaaaaaaaatctctaaacaaaaccaaaagtaGAAACAATCTAATCAAATATTGTGAGTTTCTTCTATTCAAATAGATGTTCAACACGGATGTACATAATCTTATAGCTGTAAATTGGGCGAGTCCATGTCCATTAACCCGTATCCATTTGTCCATTTATTGTTTGTGGACAAAGAGTGACCATGTCCATTAGAACCATGTCCATTAAGAACCATATCCACTAAAACCCATATTTTTATGGGCTGCCATAGAGTCCATAATAGAccatataagaaaactttagattttaatttataagcctataatttataagcctataattatatattcaagttcataaaattaaaattaatccataaatacaacaattttggttttggcaagaaaacttgattttgcggttttaacggaaaaaattcgattttgcgattttggcgggaaaacctgatTTTCTGGTTATGGCGGGAAATcccgattttgcggttttggtaggaaaactcgatttgcagttttgacggaaaaatcgattttgcggttttggccggaaaacccgattttatggttttggcgggaaaacctgattttacggttttggcgggaaaacccgattttgtggttttggcgggaaaacccgatttttcggttttggcgggaaaccccgattttatggttttggcgggataacccgattttacggttttggcgggaaaacccgattttccggttttggcgggaaaacccgattttccggttttggcgggaaaacccgatttctcagttttggcaagaaaacttgattttacggttttggcgattttacggttttagcggaaaactcgattttccgattttggcgggaaaactagatttcccggttttggcggaaaaatctgatttctctgttttggcgggaaaactcgatttctcggtttcggcgggaaaactcgattttacggttttagcggaaaactcaatttctcgattttggtaggaaaactcgattttttctggttttggtggaaaaattcgatttctcggttttggcgagaaaatcCAATTTCTCAATTTTCGCGGAAAACCCCGATTTTACAGTTTGtgcgattttacgattttgacagagaaaattcaatttcccgattttggcgagaaaacccgatttctcggttttggtaaaaaaactcaatttttttttaaaccttagatttttttttgtccattgGACAACTCATGTCCATGAAACCCAAACCCGTAAAGACCATTTTTTAAATGGTCATCCATATTTTGTCCATTAATAACCCATGGAAAAAATGGGTGTGTCCATATTAAGTCCATTTAAATATGGACGTGGACGACCAATGGACGACCCGCCCATTTGACACTTATACATAATCTGcaactaattaaataataaccTAGTGATTACAAGAATGCGATTTTAACAGCACCACAACATAAATATCCAAATCACCAAAGAAGAGGTAACGAGACGATTACGATGATTGGCGCAGAACTTACAGATCGAGATTGAAGACTGAAACCAAACTTCATTATCGAACGACGTAGTgaagttgttgttgttttgtaaCGGTTACGAGAGAAAGAAACGCGAGAGCAGAGGTTTTTCAACGGCGGTGGAGACGAATCTACACAACCTTTGCGCAACCGTCTTGGATAGACCGGATAGAATAGTACGGAACTAACACAAAATGACTCATTTTACAAAATTAccccttcctttttttttaaccactattttatttaaataaaaagtaaacttACAGCAAAAGCATATAAAATACTTGAATTACAATTAAATGCAAAACTAAAACTATAAATCATTACAACACACAGAGTAAGAACTGAAGAAATTTTCTTCTGAATCTTCTTGTTGTTCCTTATGTAACACCATTTGTATTTGGCTACCATCTTCTCGATGAAATTCCAAATTCTTCTTTTAAGATTTCTTTGATGTATAACATTGGCCAGATTCCAAATAGGATCAATAGATATTCTATTAGAGAAAATCCATTTTATTGATTTTCTCAAAAGAAATAGTAAAAGAATCTGCCAATCTTCAACGATTCTAAAAATATAGCCATATACCAAAGAAATTGAATCACCAGTGAAGAACCACCAATAAAAATcttgaattataattttcaAGAGCATTGAATACCTTTGTGGTTGCATCACCATAGACAATTCCCAATTATGATTATGAGAATGTCCATCATCTTGTAACTCTCCGTCTTTGATACACATTTTCCATGGCGGCTTCCATGGCGATTGTTTCCATAGCAAAGCCATTAGAATAAGTTCCTTGTCAATGTCATCGACCATGACCATAAGAACCATGTCGGAGATTGTAACAGCTAATTGGGAGAAAGGATTAACATCCCATTCGCTGGGAATAAACATGAACTTCTCCACTATCAAAGAGAAGAGCAAAACACAAAGAACAAAACTGTGAGATCCCATTACTGAAACCCACGGTTTTTTGAtctttaaaagagaaaaataattgTTTAGGTGTTAGATAatcatgaaaagaaaaagatatccGAGAAAGGCATATGTGAAGTCAAATCTCTCTTGAGAATTGCAGAAAAAATGGCCTTGTGTCAATCGCCATTATGATCGCCAATAACTGTTCGAGAGAGGTTTTTTACCCAAAAGATAATTACCCCTTCCTTTTTATCCATTTCGGACacctaatattattttaaacagTTTTCTTTTTGCAACACAAACATTTTTCTTGATTAAAAgccataaacattttttttttccaaatcttAAGTCTACAATCTGATCCAACATTCAAAAAACTAATGTAAAGACTATTATTTTGTACCTAAGATGATTAAACAAGAGAATCAATCAACCTCTTGTGTTACCATTAAGTTACCAACACTTTGGTAAGAAAATTAGAGCATGTCCATTAGTTAAAGCCTGTTCTAATGATTTGTTTAATTGTCATGTTAGAGATGCTTACTAGCTTTAAAAGTGCCATATTAAACACCGGTTCTGTGTGTTTTatgtcttttttatttatttttttggtttcttttttttagaacCTCTTTTTAAAGTTTTCGTTGGAGGTAGTCTTAACCGCTAACAGgttatttgaaaaaaagaaatattttgaataaaaagaaCAATTTGTTTtgcaaattatttatttttaagtttcattCCAAAAGTGAAATATTTGGAATTGAtttaaaaaagttattattGTAACCGGTATAAATTTTTGGAATTCTATAGAATGATGAATGATGCATTCTGATTGGTT contains these protein-coding regions:
- the LOC108840065 gene encoding uncharacterized protein LOC108840065 — its product is MSRPIMIVFLLVILIVTSQFEWRQPLLELDAAPSLSHKHQQIAKREDAVKEKIILSQERHIQRLNDLVRSLQMQLLRCRGENETRNATEIPHLNKQFIELERKHIVED